A stretch of DNA from Rathayibacter sp. VKM Ac-2762:
GCAGAAGGCCGAATCGATCCCGGACGAGGCGGACCGCGACCGCGCGTACGCGGAGGCGACGGCGACCACGGCCGAGCGCAAGCTCAAGGAGATGCGGCTCGCGATCGGGCTCGAGAAGGTGTCCTCGAAGGACGACATCCTCCTCGGCTACCTCAACATCGCGCTGTTCGGAGGCACCGTCTACGGCATCGAGGCCGCGGCGGAGTACTACTACGGCATCCCGGCGGCCGACCTCTCCCTCGCGCAGTCCGCCTCGCTCCTGGCGATCGTGAACAACCCCGAGAAGTTCCGCTTCGACCGACCGGACGACACGGCCAACGGCGAGGCGAACGGCTACGCGCAGACCCGGGAGCGGCGCGACTACATCCTCGACCGGATGCTCGAGACGGGGAGCATCGACCAGGCGGCGCACGACGCCGCGGCCGCCGAGGCGATCACCCCCGACATCACCCCGCCGTCCACCGGATGCCAGACGGCCGGCAGCGCGGCCTACTTCTGCGACTACGTGACCCACGTCCTCCGAGACGACCCGGCGCTCGGAGCGACCGACGACGAGCGCTACGCGGCGATCAAGCAGGGCGGCATCAAGGTCTACACGACGATCGATCTCGACCTGCAGAGGACCGCGCAGGAGCTGATGGACGAGCAGGTCCCCTCCTCCGATCCGCGCTTCGACGTCGGGGCGACGGCGGTCGCCGTCCAGAACGGCACCGGGCGCATCCTCACGATGGTGCAGAACAAGCGCTACAGCCAGGACCCGGACGTGATCGCGAGCGGGCCGGAGTTCTCGGCGATCAACCTCAACGTCGACGCGTCCGCGGGCGGCGGCAACGGCTTCCAGACCGGCTCCGCCTACAAGGTGTTCACGCTCGCCGAGTGGCTCGACCGCGGGCACACCCTGCTCGAGCAGTTCGACTCGAAGCAGAAGAACTGGACCGGCTTCGCCGACAGCTGCGAGGGCACCTGGGACTACGACTCCTACAACCCCAAGAACGCCGGCGACGGCGGCTACACCGACACCCAGACGGCGCTGTACTCGACGATCTACTCGCTGAACACGGGCTTCACCGGGATGTCGCACCTGCTCGACCAGTGCGAGATCCGCAAGCAGGCCGAGGCCTTCGGAGTGCACCGCGCGGACGGGACCGCGCTCGTGCAGTCGCCGGGAGCGGTCCTCGGCACCAACGAGATCGCACCGCTCACCATGGCGACCGCCTACTCCGGCATCGCCGAGAACGGCACGACCTGCACCCCCGTCGCGATCACGGCGATCGTCGGAGCCGACGGCCGCGAGATCGAGCCGGTGGAGACGACCTGCAGCCGGGCGGTGTCGTCGAGGGTCGCCTCGGCGATGCAGTACACGATGCTCAAGGTGACCGCCGAGGGCACGGGCGTCGAGGACGATCCGAAGAACGGCATCCAGCACATCACCAAGACGGGCACCACCGACAACTCCGCCGACACCTGGGCCATCGGGGCCTCGACCGAGACCTCCCTCGCGGTCTGGGTCGGCAGCATCTCGGCACGCGCGGACGGCTCGAGGGTGAACCTCGACTCGATCGACTTCGACAGCGGCTGGGCGCCCTCCGCACGCCACCGGATCTGGAAGCCGTTGATGACGGCGATCGACTCCCGCTACGGCGGCTCCGACTTCCCGCAGGCCGACCAGTCGCTCATCGCGGCGCCGCAGGTCACCGTGCCGGACCTGTCGGGCCGGACCAGCGACTCCGCCGCGCAGGCGCTGACCGCCGCAGGGCTCACACCCGGAGCGACGTCGCAGGTCGACTCCACGCAGCCGATGAACATCGTGGCCGGCACCGGTCCGGCCGCGGGCACCCGCGTGGACAAGGGCTCGGTGGTGGGCGTGCAGCTGAGCACGGGGAAGGCGCCGCCCGCTCCCGCTCCGGGCGGCTGACACCGCTGGACCGGGACGTCGCCCGTCGGCGAGGATCTGCGACGGGAACGGGTCAGGGGGGAACGGGTCAGGGAAGCCGGCCCAGGGCCCGACGGCTCCGGCGGGGAGGAGTCCGAACTCGACGAGCTCGTCGTCGGTGAGCAGTCGGCTGCGGATCATGAAGCGCTTGCCCTCGGGAGCTTCGACGCTGAAACCGCTGCCCCGTCCGTCGACGAGGTCGACGGTGAGGTGGGTGTGCTTCCAGTACTCGAACTGGGAGCGGGACATCCAGAAGTCGATCGGATCCAGGCCGTCGAGCCGGAGCGATTCGACGAGCACGTCCGAGGCGCCGGTGCGGAACATCCCGGCGGGGAAGCACATCGGGGAGCTGCCGTCGCAGCATCCGCCCGACTGGTGGAACATGAGCGGCCCGTGCAGCGCCGTCATCCGGCGGAGCATGCCGGCCGCCTCCGCAGTGACGTCGACCCTCGTGGAGGTCATGGTTTGTGCTCCTTCGCTCGTGGTGCGGAATGTCTATATGCGCCCGACCGCTGACGGCGGACGCTCCTCCGGGCGGCATCTCGATACGCCGCTGCGCGGACTACTCGATCAACATGAGGGGGCGCCCCCTCGTCCGATGCCTCGCCCGAAGAGCCGAGCACCGTTCTCCCGCGCGCCGCCAGGTGCCTCGCCCGCAGGGCCGAGCACCGTTCTCCCGCGCGCCGCCAGGTGCCTCGCCCGCAGGGCCGAGCACCGTTCTTCCGCGCGCCGCCAGGTGCCTCGCCCGAAGGGCCGAGCACCGAACGGCGGATCCGCGTGCCAGCGGATCCGTCTCGGTGCGAACGCTCCCCGCTCCTCCCCACCCGGCCACCTCCGCAAGCCGACCGCGGCACGGGCGACGATGAACGAGGAGCCCGTGCCAACCAGCACCGAACGGCGGATCCGCGTGCCAGCGGATCCGTCTCGGTGCGGACGCTCCCCGCTCCTCCCCACCCGGCCACGTCGGCGAGCCGACCGCGGCACGGGCGACGAGGAACGAGGAGCCCGTGCGAACCGACTCAGAAGAAGCCCATCGGTCCTTCCGCGTAGGAGACGAGGAGGTTCTTCGTCTGCTGGTAGTGGTCGAGCATCACCTTGTGGTTCTCGCGTCCGATGCCCGACTGCTTGTAGCCGCCGAACGCCGCGTGCGCGGGGTACTGGTGGTAGGTGTTCGACCAGACGCGGCCTGCTTCGATGGCCCGGCCTGCGCGGTAGAGCTGGGCGCCGTTGCGGCTCCACACTCCGGCGCCGAGGCCGTAGAGGGTGTCGTTGGCGATGCCGATCGCGTCGTCGAAGTCGTCGAAGGAGGTGAGGGCGAGGACGGGTCCGAAGATCTCCTCCTGGA
This window harbors:
- a CDS encoding transglycosylase domain-containing protein is translated as MIVSVLAGLLASLVVAPAAALTGAATSGTISAFQSLPSYLEVGRLMQKSDVYAGDPDDPTLLASFYDQNRIEVPADRIADSVKDALVASEDPRFYDHGGIDLQGTLRAIASTYLLDGDTQGGSSITQQYVKNVLVQKAESIPDEADRDRAYAEATATTAERKLKEMRLAIGLEKVSSKDDILLGYLNIALFGGTVYGIEAAAEYYYGIPAADLSLAQSASLLAIVNNPEKFRFDRPDDTANGEANGYAQTRERRDYILDRMLETGSIDQAAHDAAAAEAITPDITPPSTGCQTAGSAAYFCDYVTHVLRDDPALGATDDERYAAIKQGGIKVYTTIDLDLQRTAQELMDEQVPSSDPRFDVGATAVAVQNGTGRILTMVQNKRYSQDPDVIASGPEFSAINLNVDASAGGGNGFQTGSAYKVFTLAEWLDRGHTLLEQFDSKQKNWTGFADSCEGTWDYDSYNPKNAGDGGYTDTQTALYSTIYSLNTGFTGMSHLLDQCEIRKQAEAFGVHRADGTALVQSPGAVLGTNEIAPLTMATAYSGIAENGTTCTPVAITAIVGADGREIEPVETTCSRAVSSRVASAMQYTMLKVTAEGTGVEDDPKNGIQHITKTGTTDNSADTWAIGASTETSLAVWVGSISARADGSRVNLDSIDFDSGWAPSARHRIWKPLMTAIDSRYGGSDFPQADQSLIAAPQVTVPDLSGRTSDSAAQALTAAGLTPGATSQVDSTQPMNIVAGTGPAAGTRVDKGSVVGVQLSTGKAPPAPAPGG